The window TTTAGTGAAATTATCAAAACCCAAGAGCCTATATTGCATCAAGAAGGCTGGAACCTTCAGAACATGAATCGAAAATTGAGAGATTCAGAGCATAACTCAACGCCATGCTTTGAGTTTGAAGTGTATTCCCAGCCAAAGTATCCATTACCCATGCAGAATAAGCCCCCTCAACCGGTTCAACCTGAACAGCCAAAGCCAAAATCTGATGATTATGATTACGGTGGTCTAGATTTTTAAATTATCTGGTTTTATTCAGGCCTTACAGAGCGAGTGTCTACGAGCGAACAGACTCAATTAAAATTTTCGCCATGTTTTTTCCCTGATTACAAGCTCCCCTTTGCTGTAGAGATTTAGGTGCAGAGCATCCCGAAGGGTGCGAACAGATTGAATGTGCTTCTAGGCCGAGCGAAGCGAGCATAAAAAAACTTATGAGCAAAGCGAATTCCGAGCTGCTTTTGCTTTTTTGAAGTTATCACGAGATTAACTCAAAAATTGCCCCTTCGAACTGAGCGTAAGCGAAGTTCAATAGAGTTTGAGCGTAGCGAAAACATAGGGCAATTTTTCATTCTTTCCTTTTTAATATATTTTAAATCTTTTAAATCTTTTCAGTAGTCTCTGTGCCTTATATAGCAAAGGTTTCAGCGTTTAAATATGACGGATTGACTACTAACTATGACGGATTGACTACTAACTATGACGGATTGACTACTTAACTATGACGGATTGACTACTAACTATGACAAGTATATATTTGTCATATATTAAAAAAATCAATGGTTTTGTTTTGAATAAAAATCACGTTGTAAAATCAAATCAAGTAATAGAAGCATCGTATCAATTAAGTGCCGTAGAGCAACGAATTGTCTTAGCTGCCATTTCACGGATTCCCAAAAATCAGCCTATTACAGATGATGAGTTATACCCTGTTAGCGTCGATGAATTAAAACAATTGGGCGTACATGAGAAAACTGCATACAGAGATTTAAAGGAAGGTATTAATAGACTCTATGAGAGGTCTATTAACCTCAGTATTGATGATAAATCTATAAAAATGAGATGGGTGCAAGAAATCCAATTTTTAGATAGTCAAAGTGTCATTGGAATCCGTTTTTCAAAACCCATTCTGCCATTCATTTCCAATCTAAGTAGAGAATTCACCAAATATGCCTTATCAGACATTGCTGGGATCAATAGTGGATACGGTATTCGTATTTATGAGCTACTGGTTCAATATCGGCAAATAGGTAAGCGTGAAATTTCTGTTGAGAGTTTACGGACAATGTTAGAACTCGGTAAAAAGTACCCATTATTCGCTGATTTCAAGAAACGAGTAATTGACACTGCTATAGACCAAATCAATGAATATAGCCCTTTAAAAGTCACTTATGAGCAGAAAAAAACAGGGCGTAAAGTCACTCATATTATCTTTTCTTTTAAAGAAAAATCTAAATCCATAACACATACCTCGAAAGATTTTTATCAGCTATCTGATGCTCAAATTAATCTATTCGGGAATCAATTATCACGTTTACATGAGCTTTCCCATTTAGCCTCAGAAGGTGAAAGTTATGAGATTTTAGCTGCTAAAATTAAGGATATGCTTAGAAACCCTCACCAACAACAGCAGTTTTTGCC is drawn from Acinetobacter piscicola and contains these coding sequences:
- the repM gene encoding replication initiation protein RepM, whose product is MTSIYLSYIKKINGFVLNKNHVVKSNQVIEASYQLSAVEQRIVLAAISRIPKNQPITDDELYPVSVDELKQLGVHEKTAYRDLKEGINRLYERSINLSIDDKSIKMRWVQEIQFLDSQSVIGIRFSKPILPFISNLSREFTKYALSDIAGINSGYGIRIYELLVQYRQIGKREISVESLRTMLELGKKYPLFADFKKRVIDTAIDQINEYSPLKVTYEQKKTGRKVTHIIFSFKEKSKSITHTSKDFYQLSDAQINLFGNQLSRLHELSHLASEGESYEILAAKIKDMLRNPHQQQQFLPHLKNLGFKA